TGCGGTCAGCCGACTCGCTCGCAAGCGGCACGTGGAGTCGTCGAAGGAGGAACTCATGCGAACGATGATTGCGGGTGGTTTAGCGCTCGGACTGCTCCTGGCTGGAGCGCGGAACGCGATGGCGCAGCTTGACGTCGGCGACAGCGGCCTGAACGCATGCTCGCAGATCGACAGCTTGAGCAAAGCCGGCAACTATTCGGCCGCACACGAAAAAGCTCAGGCCTGCCTCACGGCGCTCGATCAGAAGCTGCAGGGAGAAGTTGGCAAGCAATTCCCGCAGACGGTTGCGGGCTGGACGCGTGGGAATCTGCAGCAGAATACGGTCGCCGGGTTCAACAACGTCTCGGCCACCTACAAGAAGCAGACGTACTCGGCCGACGTGTCGCTGACGGCGGGCAGCGGCGGAAGCGGCTCGCTCGGTGGCCTGATCGGCGGCATCGCCCGGATGGGAATGCAGGCCGGACAGCAGGTGAAGGTTGCCGGATTGCCGGCGTCGGTCCAGACCGACGGCACCATTGCGGTCACGCTCGACAGCGGGGCCTTCCTGACGTTCAAATCTGCAGCTTTCTCGGACCAGAAGTCCGCGCTCGCGGGGCTCGGCGATCTCGTGAACGCGTTCCCGGTCGCGCAAATCAACAAGACGCTCAAGTGAAGGACTGAGCTCTGTCGTCATCCGCCGTGCTCTAGCGCTCATCGTCGCGCCGGAGTTCCCGTAGTTCTTGTCTCAACGGCAGGAGACGCCGCTGATATCCCGTGGCGTCGCCGTAGTCGACGAAATGGCGATAGTGCTCGTGTGGGGCGCGGGTCCGCTTCGCATGCCGGATCGGGCACCAGTACTGCTCCGTGCGGCCGGCAATCTCACGCACGTAGGCGAACACCCCGTTTGCGTATCCACAATAGACGCAATTGAGCTTCTCGATCGCGTTCAGATACGCGAGGTGCTGTCGGTCGATGACGACGTATGCCGACCGGCGGACGCGGGCGATGCCATACACGCGGAAACACACGGCCTGGTAGAGGGTCATCCACGCGTCCAACAACGCGATCGGGATGAGCACCAGGTAAATCATCGGCGCCGTCACGAGGTTGGGGATGCTGCTGTCGCGCAGGAACCGCGCAAAGCCGTGTTTCAGGCCTTTGTGTGCATCATGAACCTCGCGCTCGAATCGCACACGGCCGCTCGCGATCCGATAGCGCGACGCCTCGCGCGCACGTGCGAACTCGACTTCGAGCTCTCGCTCGAGCCCGACGATGCGTTCGAGTAGTTCGTCGATGCGGGACGGCATGAAGTCAGTATGACACCGGCCTGAGCCTCCGCCGGTCGCGGAGAGAGTCGGCCGTGTGGAGCGGTCACGGCAGTGCGCTCGGCGACGATCATGACGTCGTCGTGCTGTGTGAGCGAGGCTTGCGGCCGGCCACGTCAGCGGTTCAGCGCACGCTCGATTTCGCGCAGGTCGCCATCGTTCGGCGCTGGCGCCACCTGGAGTAGTTCGCAGAGCAGGCCGTAGATGTCGACGTTCCTGAACTCCGGCAGGACGACCCCGCGGCGCAGACGCGGCCCCGCCGCCACGAACAGTCCGTGCATCTCGCGATAGCGCGGATCGTAGCCGTGCGCACCGCCGTTGAAGCTGCGACCTTGCGCATGGCGCGCCTCGGCGGCCGTGTGCGAAGTGATGGTCCAACCAAGGTCGGCCAGCGCGAGCACCGCAGGGATGCGTGGGTTCGTGCCGTAGTGGAGCCAGGCGGGTAAGTCGGCGCGCCGATAAACAGCGAGCGCCGGATGTGCGTTGACGAGTCGTTTGTAGATGGCGTCGGCCGATAGCGTGCTCTTTGGATTCATCTCAGCGTTCGGTGTCGTATCGACGACCTCCACGTCGTCTGGCCCCACATAATCGTCCAGGTAGATGAGGCGGCTCTCGCTCGTCGCCGCCATGCCGTGATCCGACACGACAACGTAGGTGGTGCGGGGTTCGAGGCCGAGCGCGCGAACGCCCTGCACGAGACTGCCGATCGCCGCATCAACACGGGCAGCGGCCGCCGCCGTTTCAGCGGCGTCTGGCCCGAAGTCGTGCCCGGCGTGATCGACGTCGCTGAAGTAGATCGTATTGAACGAGGGCCGCTCGCCTTCGGGCAGCGCCAGCCACGCCAGCACCTGCTTCACGCGCTCGGCGTTGGGCAGCGTGTCGTCGAACGGTCGCCAATAGGTCGGATGGATCGCCTCCGATCCAGGCCAGAACATCGCCGCACTGCGGCCCCCGTGCCGCATGACCGTCGTCCAGATTGGCTCGCCTCCCCACCAGCGCGGATCCCGAGCGGTGGGCGCCGCCATTGTGAACTTGTCAGGTCCTATGGATCGATCGAGCATCGCGTTCGCGATGATGCCGTGATGGTCTGGCAGCAGGCCAGTGACGATGGTGTAGTGATTGGGAAAGGTGACGGAAGGAAACGACGGAATCAGTCCCTCGGATCGCACGCCGTCCGCGGCCAGCACTTTCAACGTTGGCGCGTTGACCCGATCGAGATAGTCCCAGCGCCAGCCGTCGATGGAGATCAGGATCACGATGGGTGCGCCGGGCTGCGAAGGCCTGATCGGCAGCATCGCCGCCATGGCGAGCCAGAGCGTGACGATAGGTCGGAATCTCACGCGGCGATCATATCCGCCCCCACCGCGATGTCACCTGTGACCGAGTCTGAGGGCGC
Above is a genomic segment from Vicinamibacterales bacterium containing:
- a CDS encoding ectonucleotide pyrophosphatase/phosphodiesterase, which produces MRFRPIVTLWLAMAAMLPIRPSQPGAPIVILISIDGWRWDYLDRVNAPTLKVLAADGVRSEGLIPSFPSVTFPNHYTIVTGLLPDHHGIIANAMLDRSIGPDKFTMAAPTARDPRWWGGEPIWTTVMRHGGRSAAMFWPGSEAIHPTYWRPFDDTLPNAERVKQVLAWLALPEGERPSFNTIYFSDVDHAGHDFGPDAAETAAAAARVDAAIGSLVQGVRALGLEPRTTYVVVSDHGMAATSESRLIYLDDYVGPDDVEVVDTTPNAEMNPKSTLSADAIYKRLVNAHPALAVYRRADLPAWLHYGTNPRIPAVLALADLGWTITSHTAAEARHAQGRSFNGGAHGYDPRYREMHGLFVAAGPRLRRGVVLPEFRNVDIYGLLCELLQVAPAPNDGDLREIERALNR